One window of Candidatus Binatota bacterium genomic DNA carries:
- a CDS encoding translation initiation factor IF-3 → MAKNEETTRINKAIRARELRLIDSDGGQLGIVTLDKARRVAEERGLDLVEVAGTADPPVCRIMDFHKYRYEQKKRTQETKKKSVASAMKEVKIRSRTEAHDIEFKKGHILRFLQKGHRVKISVFFKGREITRPDLGRNTLDKMLESIAEHATPEGDPRMEGRHMSVVVVPVKN, encoded by the coding sequence ATAGCGAAAAACGAAGAAACAACAAGGATCAACAAGGCGATACGAGCGAGAGAATTGCGATTGATCGATAGCGACGGGGGCCAGCTCGGTATCGTCACTCTCGACAAGGCCAGGCGTGTGGCCGAGGAGAGAGGGCTCGATCTCGTAGAGGTGGCAGGCACCGCGGACCCGCCGGTCTGTCGGATAATGGATTTTCACAAGTATCGCTACGAGCAGAAGAAGCGAACCCAGGAGACCAAGAAGAAATCGGTGGCCTCGGCGATGAAAGAGGTAAAAATCCGGTCGCGAACCGAAGCCCACGACATCGAGTTCAAGAAGGGCCACATACTCAGGTTTCTCCAGAAGGGGCATCGGGTGAAGATTTCGGTGTTTTTCAAGGGGCGGGAGATAACGAGGCCGGATCTCGGGAGAAACACTTTGGATAAGATGCTTGAATCAATAGCGGAGCACGCAACCCCGGAGGGGGATCCGCGGATGGAGGGACGCCACATGTCGGTCGTGGTTGTTCCAGTCAAAAACTGA
- the thrS gene encoding threonine--tRNA ligase produces MPRLPADNERTRRIEQQVPDNITVTVGRGEPLTIEKGSMAREVLPSRVAERAVCVLVEGVATDLSSPLLNDCSLEPVMAESGPGLEVLRHSTAHLLAHAVKRLYPSAQVTIGPVIEDGFYYDFAYPAGFGPEDLEKIEAEMSRIIAEDHPVSREELHQDSARALFADKGEEYKAEIIDDLDEPTVSLYRQGDFVDLCRGPHVPSTGQLGVFKLTHVAGAYWRGDEKRPMLQRIYGTAFAKKKELSSHLARIEEARKRDHRKIGKDLGLFSFHPEAPASPFFHPDGAALYNQLVSYIRGLYTEYGYEEVITPQILDVDLWHRSGHYDNYVDNMYFTTVDDKEFAVKPMNCPTHCLMFSEGKKSYRDLPIRMADFGRLHRYERSGVVHGLARVRSFCQDDAHIFCRPEDIESEISAVLHMINRTHRAFGFEESKVYLSTRPAKSIGSAQMWEQAEATLRAVLEKEAPGFIENPGDGAFYGPKIDFAVIDAMKREWQLSTVQLDFSMPERFSLGYVDSDGGERCPVMIHRAVLGSLERFMAILLEHTGGALPLWLAPCQVRFVTVTDRQNEYAAASVEKLKAAGIRARADLRNEKLGFKIREAQKQKVPVIAVVGDREVEDGTVAPRLHGDSQLEAMSLADFSAWLIERNDPEHGGAS; encoded by the coding sequence ATGCCGAGGCTTCCCGCCGATAATGAGCGCACGAGACGGATAGAACAGCAGGTGCCTGATAATATCACCGTAACGGTGGGACGAGGGGAGCCCCTTACGATCGAAAAAGGATCGATGGCTCGCGAGGTCCTGCCGAGCCGAGTAGCAGAACGTGCTGTCTGTGTACTCGTGGAAGGGGTCGCGACCGATCTTTCGTCGCCGCTGCTCAATGACTGCTCGTTAGAGCCCGTCATGGCCGAGTCCGGTCCCGGTCTGGAAGTACTTCGACACAGCACCGCCCACCTCCTTGCCCACGCGGTGAAACGCCTTTATCCCTCTGCCCAGGTAACCATCGGCCCCGTCATCGAGGATGGGTTTTACTACGACTTTGCTTACCCCGCCGGTTTCGGACCCGAAGACCTCGAGAAGATAGAGGCAGAGATGTCCCGTATCATCGCCGAGGACCATCCAGTCTCACGCGAGGAACTGCATCAAGACAGCGCCCGGGCGCTCTTTGCCGATAAGGGGGAGGAGTACAAGGCCGAGATCATCGACGACCTCGACGAGCCCACTGTCAGCTTGTATCGTCAGGGTGATTTCGTAGATCTGTGTCGTGGCCCGCACGTCCCATCTACCGGCCAGCTGGGAGTCTTCAAGCTCACCCACGTGGCCGGCGCCTACTGGAGAGGTGACGAGAAGCGTCCGATGCTGCAGCGGATCTACGGGACCGCCTTCGCGAAAAAGAAAGAGCTGTCTTCTCACCTCGCCCGAATAGAAGAAGCCAGGAAACGCGACCATCGTAAGATTGGCAAGGATCTCGGCCTTTTCAGCTTTCACCCCGAAGCCCCGGCGTCACCGTTTTTTCACCCCGACGGAGCTGCCCTCTACAACCAGCTGGTGAGCTACATTCGCGGCCTGTACACCGAGTACGGGTACGAAGAGGTCATCACTCCGCAGATCCTGGACGTGGACCTGTGGCACCGTTCGGGTCACTACGACAACTACGTCGACAACATGTACTTCACGACCGTCGACGACAAGGAATTTGCGGTTAAGCCCATGAATTGCCCGACTCACTGCCTGATGTTCAGCGAGGGCAAAAAGTCATACAGGGATTTGCCGATCAGGATGGCGGATTTCGGCCGTCTGCACCGTTACGAACGCTCGGGTGTCGTACACGGCCTGGCCCGGGTGCGCTCCTTCTGCCAGGACGACGCCCATATCTTCTGTCGCCCTGAAGACATCGAATCTGAAATATCAGCTGTCCTGCATATGATAAACCGTACGCACAGGGCTTTTGGCTTCGAAGAATCAAAGGTCTATCTGTCCACGCGCCCGGCCAAGTCCATCGGGAGTGCCCAGATGTGGGAGCAGGCCGAGGCCACGCTCCGCGCTGTTCTCGAAAAGGAAGCACCAGGCTTCATCGAAAACCCCGGCGACGGGGCCTTCTACGGGCCCAAGATAGATTTTGCGGTAATCGACGCGATGAAGCGGGAGTGGCAGCTTAGTACCGTCCAGCTCGACTTTTCGATGCCTGAGCGTTTTTCGCTGGGCTACGTTGACAGCGATGGCGGCGAACGCTGTCCGGTGATGATTCATCGGGCTGTGCTTGGCTCGCTTGAGCGCTTCATGGCAATCCTGCTTGAGCACACCGGCGGCGCGCTGCCCTTGTGGCTCGCGCCCTGCCAGGTGCGCTTCGTGACAGTGACCGACCGCCAGAACGAATACGCAGCGGCGTCGGTAGAAAAGCTCAAGGCCGCGGGCATCAGGGCCCGGGCCGACCTTCGTAACGAGAAGCTTGGGTTTAAGATAAGGGAAGCCCAGAAACAGAAGGTGCCGGTGATTGCCGTGGTCGGAGATCGAGAGGTCGAAGACGGGACGGTTGCGCCCCGACTCCACGGAGACAGCCAGCTCGAAGCAATGAGTCTCGCGGATTTCAGCGCGTGGCTTATCGAACGTAATGACCCGGAACACGGAGGTGCGTCATAG
- the rpmI gene encoding 50S ribosomal protein L35: protein MPKVKTRRGAAKRFRFTGSGKIRRNKAYLRHILAHKSATQKRNLRKAGTVSSADEKSVRRLLPNG from the coding sequence ATGCCTAAGGTAAAAACAAGACGTGGTGCGGCGAAGCGCTTCCGGTTCACCGGTAGCGGCAAAATACGAAGGAACAAGGCGTATCTTCGTCACATACTTGCTCACAAATCAGCGACACAGAAACGCAACCTACGAAAAGCGGGAACTGTTTCGAGTGCGGATGAAAAATCGGTCAGGCGGCTGCTGCCCAACGGGTAG
- the pheS gene encoding phenylalanine--tRNA ligase subunit alpha, producing MPGGLEDSLLALERDASGLVDKAGDKAELETARVALFGRRGSVTALGKQLAGLSADQKRAAGKRINSLRSSLTEQLQNRSDSLDAQAQARELEGPALDYTLPAYASEPGHPHPLASSMEEVRSILESMGFATAEGPQVEDEYHNFEALNIPADHPARDMQDTFFTKDGHLLRTHTSPVQIRIMEKSSPPVAVIAPGAVYRQDDDITHSPMFHQVEGLLVDKGVHFGHLKGVLTEFLRALFDEDLGVRFRPSYFPFTEPSAEVDISCVICSGSGAVDNSRCRVCSGTAWVEILGAGMVHPAVFEAVGYDPGVFSGFAFGVGIERVAMLRFGIADIRHFYSQDLRFLQQF from the coding sequence ATCCCAGGCGGGCTGGAAGACAGCCTCCTGGCGCTGGAGCGTGACGCTTCGGGGCTCGTGGATAAGGCAGGTGATAAAGCGGAGCTCGAAACCGCTCGCGTTGCCCTGTTCGGCCGCCGCGGTTCAGTAACGGCCCTGGGTAAACAACTCGCCGGGCTTAGTGCCGATCAGAAGCGAGCAGCGGGTAAGCGCATCAACAGTCTTAGGTCTTCGTTGACGGAGCAACTGCAGAATCGCAGTGACTCGCTGGATGCGCAGGCCCAGGCCCGCGAACTCGAAGGACCCGCGCTTGACTACACTTTGCCCGCCTATGCTTCGGAGCCCGGGCATCCGCATCCTCTGGCGAGTTCGATGGAGGAAGTGCGTTCGATTCTGGAATCGATGGGTTTCGCCACAGCGGAGGGGCCCCAGGTCGAGGATGAGTACCATAATTTCGAAGCGCTGAATATTCCCGCTGATCATCCCGCCCGGGATATGCAGGATACTTTTTTTACCAAGGACGGCCACCTGCTGCGCACGCATACGTCGCCGGTTCAGATTCGCATCATGGAAAAATCGTCCCCCCCCGTTGCTGTCATAGCGCCGGGCGCGGTTTATCGTCAGGACGATGACATTACCCACTCGCCGATGTTTCACCAGGTCGAAGGCCTGCTCGTGGATAAGGGCGTACACTTTGGTCATCTGAAGGGCGTGCTCACCGAGTTCCTACGGGCGTTATTCGACGAAGACCTTGGCGTGCGTTTCCGTCCGAGTTATTTTCCCTTCACCGAACCGAGTGCCGAGGTCGATATTTCCTGTGTCATCTGCTCGGGGAGTGGGGCAGTGGACAACAGTCGATGCCGAGTGTGTTCGGGTACTGCCTGGGTTGAAATTCTCGGCGCGGGAATGGTGCACCCGGCGGTGTTCGAAGCGGTCGGCTACGACCCCGGAGTATTCAGTGGCTTTGCCTTCGGCGTGGGGATCGAGAGAGTAGCGATGCTTCGCTTCGGGATTGCGGACATCCGCCATTTTTACTCGCAGGACCTTCGGTTTCTTCAACAGTTCTGA
- the rplT gene encoding 50S ribosomal protein L20 has translation MSRVTKGVKGRRRRNRILARTKGYTGGRKLYRQGRETVEKGLVYAYRDRKVRKREFRRLWIIRINAACKELGLSYSQLIHGLKLAGVEVDRKSLAEMAVNEKEAFAAVVSAAKAESAV, from the coding sequence ATGTCGAGGGTAACAAAGGGAGTTAAGGGCAGGCGGCGGCGCAACCGCATACTTGCACGAACCAAGGGCTACACGGGCGGCCGCAAGCTGTACCGGCAGGGGCGCGAGACGGTCGAAAAAGGGTTGGTTTACGCGTACCGCGATCGCAAGGTCCGCAAGCGTGAATTCAGACGGCTGTGGATTATCCGCATCAACGCCGCGTGCAAGGAGCTGGGTTTGAGCTATTCACAGCTGATCCACGGGCTGAAGCTGGCCGGCGTTGAAGTTGATCGTAAATCGCTCGCCGAAATGGCGGTCAACGAGAAGGAGGCTTTCGCGGCCGTGGTGAGTGCTGCAAAGGCCGAGTCGGCGGTGTGA